Proteins from a single region of Sinorhizobium alkalisoli:
- a CDS encoding adenylate/guanylate cyclase domain-containing protein, whose protein sequence is MTIISASTRKKTHLISGAVLGIFVLSHFTNHSLGLISIGAMEAGRRVFTFFWQSIPGTVLLYGALLLHFVMALDSLYRRQTLRMPIGEALKIAFGLSLPFLLIPHVVATRVEPFLTGIGADYPGILRAQWSSSVGTTRQTIALLFVWSHACLGAWFWTRGRDWFPRYEILLYTVALLVPIFALLGFVNGARSLVRDYAEHGAYGDTAYVNERQRLDPALAENIRLAFYAGFAGLIGGTLALRAMPARGRIRVRYPDGRVAAVSLGFSVLEASRAAGFPHVSVCGGRGRCSTCRVRVIEGLEGHPAPEAAEFATLSRIGAPDNVRLACQFRPTHNVTVVPILDTDSLGIKTQIARQNGGGRERRVAVLFCDLRDFTRIAEHRLPYDTVFLLNRYFAMIGEAVEGSGGVVDKFIGDGALAIFGLKSSYKDACLQSLTAAMRLSEGVEALNQTFEAELQQPLRLAIGLHAGRAIIGEMGYGQATSLTAVGDTINTASRLEGLAKEHDAELAVSVELVNRAGVSLEGNRRLDIGLRGRQARLEIWILENAGAISNALPAED, encoded by the coding sequence TTGACTATCATTTCCGCCAGCACGCGCAAGAAGACACACCTGATCTCCGGTGCCGTTCTCGGCATCTTCGTGCTCTCGCATTTCACCAATCACTCGCTTGGCCTGATCTCCATCGGTGCGATGGAAGCCGGTCGGCGTGTCTTCACATTCTTCTGGCAAAGCATACCAGGAACCGTTCTGCTCTACGGCGCCTTGCTCCTGCACTTCGTGATGGCCCTCGACAGTCTCTATCGCCGCCAGACTCTCAGGATGCCCATCGGCGAGGCCCTGAAGATCGCCTTTGGCCTGAGCCTGCCCTTCTTGCTGATACCCCATGTGGTCGCCACACGGGTGGAGCCGTTCCTGACCGGGATCGGTGCCGATTATCCCGGCATTCTGCGCGCACAGTGGTCGAGTTCGGTCGGCACAACCCGCCAGACGATCGCGCTGCTGTTCGTATGGAGCCACGCTTGTCTTGGTGCCTGGTTCTGGACGCGCGGCCGAGACTGGTTTCCGCGATACGAGATCCTGCTCTATACCGTTGCCCTGCTCGTACCCATCTTCGCGCTGCTTGGCTTCGTCAACGGCGCCCGTTCCCTCGTCCGCGACTATGCCGAACATGGCGCCTATGGCGACACGGCCTATGTCAATGAGCGGCAGCGCCTCGATCCCGCCCTTGCCGAAAACATCCGGCTCGCCTTCTATGCCGGCTTTGCCGGCCTGATCGGCGGCACCCTGGCGCTGCGCGCCATGCCCGCGCGCGGCCGCATCCGCGTTCGCTATCCGGATGGGCGCGTGGCGGCGGTCAGCCTCGGCTTCAGCGTGCTCGAGGCGAGCCGCGCCGCCGGTTTCCCCCATGTCTCGGTCTGCGGCGGCCGCGGCCGGTGCTCGACCTGCCGCGTACGCGTCATTGAGGGCCTCGAGGGCCACCCGGCGCCGGAGGCCGCGGAATTTGCGACCCTCAGCCGGATCGGCGCCCCCGACAATGTCCGCCTGGCCTGCCAGTTCCGGCCCACCCACAATGTCACGGTCGTGCCCATTCTCGATACCGACAGCCTCGGGATCAAGACGCAGATTGCCCGCCAGAACGGCGGCGGGCGCGAGCGGCGCGTCGCCGTGCTCTTCTGCGACCTGCGCGATTTCACCCGCATCGCCGAGCACCGGTTGCCCTACGACACTGTGTTCCTGCTCAACCGCTATTTCGCAATGATCGGCGAGGCGGTCGAGGGGTCGGGCGGCGTTGTCGACAAATTCATCGGTGACGGCGCATTGGCGATTTTCGGATTGAAGAGCTCTTACAAAGACGCCTGCCTGCAATCGCTGACCGCCGCCATGCGGTTGTCGGAAGGCGTGGAGGCGCTTAACCAGACGTTCGAAGCTGAACTCCAGCAGCCGCTGCGGCTCGCAATCGGCCTGCATGCCGGGCGGGCGATCATCGGCGAGATGGGTTACGGCCAGGCGACATCGCTGACTGCAGTCGGCGACACGATCAACACCGCAAGCCGGCTGGAGGGCCTGGCGAAGGAGCATGACGCGGAGCTTGCCGTCTCCGTCGAGCTCGTTAACCGCGCCGGCGTCAGCCTCGAGGGCAATCGCCGTCTGGATATCGGCCTGCGCGGCCGCCAAGCACGGCTCGAAATCTGGATCCTCGAAAACGCCGGGGCAATATCAAACGCGCTCCCGGCAGAGGATTGA
- a CDS encoding cupin domain-containing protein, producing the protein MSRSSNPGCRVVRPGNGYAGKQGLNYFEGIAAETVGSTGICMHLLTMPPGARAKAHLHESHETAIYVLSGEAHTWFGDRLEEHVVVKAGEMFYIPAGVPHLPANLSDSPCTAVIARTDPKEQESVVLLPELEGLVPADPFAPDQ; encoded by the coding sequence ATGTCTCGATCATCCAATCCTGGCTGTCGCGTGGTGCGCCCGGGCAACGGTTACGCCGGAAAGCAGGGGCTCAACTATTTCGAAGGCATTGCCGCGGAGACGGTGGGGTCGACGGGCATCTGCATGCATCTCCTGACCATGCCGCCGGGCGCCCGCGCCAAGGCGCATCTCCATGAGAGCCACGAGACAGCGATTTACGTGCTCTCCGGCGAGGCGCACACCTGGTTCGGCGACCGGCTCGAGGAGCATGTGGTCGTCAAGGCCGGCGAGATGTTCTACATCCCCGCCGGCGTGCCGCATCTGCCGGCGAACCTCTCCGACAGCCCCTGCACCGCAGTGATCGCCCGGACGGATCCGAAGGAGCAGGAGAGCGTCGTGCTGCTGCCGGAACTGGAGGGACTTGTGCCGGCCGATCCTTTCGCGCCTGACCAATGA
- a CDS encoding NAD(P)-dependent oxidoreductase, with the protein MGTTQSGILGGRLPLAEYEKNFSDLHPPLDRHEALVAADRCYFCHDAPCMTACPTSIDIPLFIRQIATGNPIGSAKTIFDQNILGGMCARVCPTETLCEQACVRNTAEERPVEIGRLQRYATDIAMKENKQYYARAASSGRRVAVVGAGPAGLACAHRLAVNGHDVVIYDAREKSGGLNEYGIAAYKSVDDFAQKEVDYVLSVGGIEVRHGQALGRDFSLADLAEQHDAVFLGLGLAGVNALRTEGENADGVEDAVDFIAALRQSNTRADIPVGRRVVVLGGGMTAIDAAVQAKLLGAEEVTICYRRGKEHMNASEFEQDLATSKGVTIRHWLQPKRIAAKDGKVAGIELEYTTLEDGKLTPTGETGIIAADQIFKAIGQTFEASGLGALQMEGGRIAVDQEGRTSLAKVWAGGDCVHGGEDLTVSAVAMGRDAAESINRALAAEAPLASAVA; encoded by the coding sequence ATGGGAACGACACAATCTGGGATTCTCGGCGGGCGCCTGCCGCTCGCGGAGTACGAAAAGAACTTTTCCGACCTACATCCGCCGCTCGACAGACACGAAGCGCTCGTGGCCGCGGACCGCTGTTACTTCTGCCACGACGCGCCCTGCATGACGGCCTGTCCCACCTCCATCGACATTCCGCTGTTTATCCGACAAATCGCGACAGGCAACCCGATCGGCTCCGCCAAGACCATCTTCGACCAGAACATCCTGGGCGGCATGTGCGCCCGCGTCTGTCCCACCGAGACGCTCTGCGAACAGGCCTGCGTGCGCAACACCGCCGAGGAGCGGCCGGTCGAGATCGGGCGACTGCAGCGCTATGCGACCGACATCGCGATGAAGGAGAACAAGCAGTATTATGCGCGGGCGGCGTCTTCCGGCCGCAGGGTTGCGGTTGTCGGCGCAGGGCCTGCCGGCCTTGCCTGCGCCCATCGCCTCGCCGTCAACGGTCATGACGTGGTGATCTATGACGCGCGTGAAAAGTCCGGCGGTCTCAACGAATATGGGATTGCCGCTTACAAGTCGGTCGACGATTTCGCCCAGAAGGAGGTCGATTACGTGCTGTCGGTCGGCGGCATCGAGGTACGCCATGGTCAGGCGCTCGGCCGCGACTTCTCGCTCGCGGACCTCGCCGAGCAGCATGACGCCGTTTTCCTGGGTCTCGGCCTTGCGGGCGTCAACGCTCTCAGGACCGAAGGCGAGAATGCCGATGGAGTGGAGGACGCCGTGGATTTCATCGCGGCGCTACGCCAATCGAATACCAGGGCCGACATTCCGGTGGGTCGGCGGGTCGTCGTCCTCGGCGGCGGCATGACCGCCATCGACGCGGCCGTACAGGCAAAGCTGCTCGGGGCCGAAGAAGTGACGATCTGCTACCGCCGCGGCAAGGAGCACATGAACGCCTCCGAATTCGAGCAGGATCTGGCCACCTCCAAGGGTGTCACCATTCGCCACTGGCTGCAGCCAAAGCGTATAGCCGCGAAGGACGGCAAGGTCGCCGGCATCGAGCTCGAATACACCACCCTCGAAGACGGCAAGCTGACGCCGACCGGGGAGACCGGCATCATTGCCGCCGACCAGATCTTCAAGGCGATCGGCCAGACCTTCGAAGCCTCCGGTCTCGGCGCGCTGCAGATGGAGGGCGGGCGCATTGCCGTCGATCAGGAGGGCCGCACCTCGCTGGCAAAAGTATGGGCGGGCGGCGACTGCGTGCACGGCGGCGAAGACCTGACCGTCTCGGCCGTCGCCATGGGACGCGACGCAGCCGAATCGATCAACCGGGCTCTCGCCGCGGAAGCGCCGCTGGCGAGCGCCGTTGCTTGA
- the rutR gene encoding HTH-type transcriptional regulator RutR has translation MVLPRAAKTQRRTRIQEEKEEQILEAALEVFSAHGFRGSTIDQIAEVAGMSKPNLLYYFRTKEAMHRALIDRVLDTWLDPLRALDAGGNPVAEIRSYIRRKLELARDYPRESRLFANEVLQGAPHIEDELKGPLKQLVDDKAEVIRAWAKAGKIAKCDPYHLIFAIWSTTQHYADFDVQVRAVLGQEHAGDGRFEDAARFLERLFIDGLQVRE, from the coding sequence ATGGTACTTCCAAGAGCGGCCAAGACCCAAAGGCGCACGCGTATTCAGGAGGAGAAGGAGGAGCAGATCTTGGAAGCGGCGCTGGAGGTCTTCTCCGCGCACGGCTTCCGCGGCTCGACCATCGATCAGATCGCCGAGGTCGCCGGCATGTCGAAACCGAACCTGCTTTATTATTTCCGCACCAAGGAGGCGATGCACCGCGCCCTGATCGACCGAGTGCTCGACACCTGGCTCGATCCGCTGCGCGCGCTCGACGCAGGCGGCAATCCCGTTGCCGAGATCCGAAGCTATATCCGGCGCAAGCTCGAACTTGCGCGGGATTACCCACGTGAAAGCCGCCTCTTCGCCAATGAGGTGCTTCAGGGAGCACCGCATATCGAGGACGAACTGAAAGGACCTCTGAAGCAACTGGTCGACGATAAGGCCGAGGTGATCAGGGCCTGGGCGAAGGCGGGCAAGATCGCCAAATGCGATCCCTATCACCTGATCTTCGCGATTTGGTCGACGACGCAGCATTACGCCGACTTCGACGTGCAGGTGCGCGCCGTCCTCGGCCAGGAGCATGCCGGTGACGGGCGCTTCGAGGATGCGGCGCGGTTCCTCGAACGGCTGTTCATCGATGGCCTGCAGGTGCGGGAGTAG
- a CDS encoding zinc-dependent alcohol dehydrogenase family protein gives MSKWMQEWSTEAVGPHKLKIAERRVPEIGEFDVLVRTTAVSLNYRDKLILESGMGLALTFPFVPASDMSGVVEAVGKGVTRFKAGDRVISTFAPVWLDGLRPGNGRTPAYDTLGGVHPGVMSEYVAFPEDWFVAAPKSLDAAEASTLPCAGLTAWFALIEKGHLKPGDRVVVQGTGGVALFGLQIAKAVGAEVIVTSSSREKLEKALALGADHGINRLSEDWVERVYALTGDHGADHILEIAGGAALGQSLKAVAPDGRISVIGVLEGFEVSGPVAPLLLKSPVLQGISVGHRRALEDLVGAVDRLRLKPVIDKRYKFTEFNEALAHLDRGPFGKVVIEF, from the coding sequence ATGTCGAAATGGATGCAGGAATGGAGCACCGAGGCTGTTGGCCCGCATAAGCTGAAGATCGCGGAGCGCAGGGTGCCCGAAATCGGCGAGTTTGATGTACTTGTTCGCACGACGGCGGTGTCGCTCAACTATCGCGACAAGCTGATACTGGAATCCGGCATGGGCCTGGCTCTCACTTTTCCCTTCGTTCCGGCCTCGGACATGAGCGGCGTCGTCGAAGCGGTCGGCAAGGGTGTGACTCGCTTCAAGGCCGGCGACCGCGTGATCTCGACCTTCGCGCCCGTTTGGCTCGACGGCCTGCGGCCCGGAAACGGCAGGACGCCTGCATATGACACGCTTGGTGGCGTCCATCCAGGCGTGATGTCGGAATATGTCGCCTTTCCGGAGGACTGGTTCGTCGCCGCGCCGAAAAGTCTCGATGCCGCTGAGGCGAGCACGCTGCCCTGCGCTGGCCTGACTGCCTGGTTCGCCCTGATCGAAAAGGGTCATCTGAAGCCCGGCGACCGTGTCGTCGTGCAGGGCACGGGCGGCGTCGCACTCTTTGGCCTGCAGATCGCCAAGGCTGTCGGCGCCGAAGTGATCGTCACATCGAGCAGCCGGGAAAAGCTCGAGAAGGCGCTTGCGCTTGGCGCCGACCACGGCATCAACCGCCTCAGCGAAGACTGGGTAGAGCGCGTCTATGCGCTCACCGGCGACCATGGCGCCGACCATATTCTTGAGATCGCCGGCGGCGCCGCTCTCGGCCAATCGCTGAAGGCGGTCGCCCCGGACGGGCGCATCTCGGTGATCGGAGTGCTCGAAGGCTTCGAGGTTTCCGGTCCCGTAGCACCGCTGCTTCTCAAGTCGCCGGTGCTGCAGGGCATCAGCGTCGGACATCGCCGGGCGCTGGAAGACTTGGTCGGCGCGGTCGATCGCTTGCGCCTGAAGCCGGTGATCGACAAGCGCTACAAGTTCACGGAGTTCAATGAGGCGCTCGCGCATCTCGACCGCGGGCCTTTCGGCAAGGTCGTGATCGAGTTCTGA
- the preA gene encoding NAD-dependent dihydropyrimidine dehydrogenase subunit PreA, which yields MADLRNNFVGIKSPNPFWLASAPPTDKAYNVERAFKAGWGGVVWKTLGEEGPPVVNVNGPRYGAIWGADRRLLGLNNIELITDRDLYVNLREMKQVKMNWPDRALIASIMVPCVEEAWKAILPLVEETGADGIELNFGCPHGMSERGMGSAVGQVPEYIEMVVRWCKQYTRMPVITKLTPNITDVRKPARAAKVGGTDAVSLINTINSITSVNLDTFSPEPSIDGRGSHGGYCGPAVKPIALNMVAEIARDPETRGLPISGIGGITTWRDAAEFLALGAGNVQVCTAAMTYGFKIVQEMISGLSEWMDAKGHRSLDDICGRAVPNVTDWQYLNLNYVSKAKIDQDACIKCGRCHIACEDTSHQAITQFVNGVRHFEVIEEECVGCNLCVNVCPVENCITMEPLAAGTLDRRTGKPVDPNYANWTTHPNNPMARQAAE from the coding sequence ATGGCTGATCTTCGCAACAATTTTGTCGGGATCAAATCCCCGAACCCGTTCTGGTTGGCCTCGGCGCCGCCGACGGATAAGGCCTACAATGTCGAGCGGGCCTTCAAGGCCGGCTGGGGCGGCGTCGTCTGGAAGACGCTTGGCGAGGAAGGACCGCCGGTCGTCAACGTCAACGGCCCGCGCTACGGTGCCATCTGGGGCGCGGACAGGCGGCTTCTGGGCTTGAACAATATCGAACTCATCACCGACCGCGACCTCTATGTGAACCTGCGCGAGATGAAGCAGGTGAAGATGAACTGGCCCGACCGGGCGCTGATCGCATCGATCATGGTGCCTTGCGTCGAGGAGGCGTGGAAGGCGATCCTGCCGCTCGTCGAGGAAACCGGTGCCGACGGCATCGAACTCAATTTCGGCTGTCCCCACGGCATGTCGGAGCGCGGCATGGGCTCCGCGGTCGGCCAGGTGCCGGAATATATCGAGATGGTCGTGCGCTGGTGCAAGCAGTATACCCGCATGCCGGTGATCACCAAGCTGACGCCGAACATCACCGACGTTCGCAAGCCCGCCCGCGCCGCCAAGGTCGGCGGCACCGACGCGGTCTCGCTGATCAACACGATCAACTCGATCACCTCGGTCAACCTCGACACCTTCTCGCCGGAACCGTCGATCGACGGCCGCGGCAGCCATGGCGGCTATTGCGGACCGGCGGTCAAGCCGATCGCGCTCAACATGGTCGCCGAGATCGCGCGCGACCCCGAGACCCGCGGCCTGCCGATCTCCGGCATCGGCGGCATCACCACTTGGCGCGATGCTGCCGAGTTCCTGGCGCTCGGCGCCGGCAACGTGCAGGTCTGCACGGCGGCGATGACCTACGGCTTCAAGATCGTCCAGGAAATGATCTCGGGCCTCTCCGAGTGGATGGACGCCAAGGGCCACAGATCGCTCGACGACATATGCGGTCGCGCCGTGCCGAATGTCACCGACTGGCAGTATCTCAACCTCAACTACGTCTCCAAGGCGAAGATCGACCAGGACGCCTGCATCAAGTGCGGCCGCTGTCACATCGCCTGCGAGGACACCTCGCACCAGGCGATCACCCAGTTCGTCAACGGCGTGCGCCATTTCGAGGTGATCGAGGAAGAGTGCGTCGGCTGCAACCTCTGCGTCAACGTCTGTCCCGTCGAGAACTGCATCACCATGGAGCCGCTCGCCGCCGGCACTCTCGACAGGCGCACCGGCAAGCCGGTCGATCCGAACTACGCCAACTGGACGACCCACCCCAACAACCCGATGGCCCGCCAGGCCGCCGAGTAA
- the hydA gene encoding dihydropyrimidinase — MSTVIKGGTIVTADLTYKADIKVEGGKIVEIGPNLSGAETLDATGCYVMPGGIDPHTHLEMPFMGTYSSDDFESGTRAALAGGTTMVVDFALPSPGQSLLEALTMWDNKSTRANCDYSFHMAITWWGEQVFNEMETIVKDKGINTFKHFMAYKGALMVDDDEMFSSFQRCAALGALPLVHAENGDVVAQLQAKLLADGNNGPEAHAYSRPAEVEGEATNRAIMIADMAGCPVYIVHTSCEQAHEAIRRARAKGMRVFGEPLIQHLTLDESEYLNKDWDHAARRVMSPPFRNKAHQDSLWAGLASGSLQVVATDHCAFTTAQKRFGVGDFTKIPNGTGGLEDRMPMLWTYGVATGRITMNEFVAVTSTNIAKILNIYPKKGAILVGADADLVVWDPKRSKTISAKTQQSAIDYNVFEGKTVTGLPRFTLTRGVVAIEEGTVKTHEGHGEFVRRDPFPAVSTALTTWKEVTAPRAVQRTGIPASGV; from the coding sequence ATGAGCACCGTCATCAAGGGTGGAACCATCGTCACAGCCGACCTGACCTACAAGGCCGACATCAAGGTCGAAGGCGGCAAGATCGTCGAAATCGGCCCCAATCTCTCGGGCGCCGAAACGCTTGACGCGACCGGCTGCTACGTGATGCCGGGCGGCATCGACCCGCATACCCATCTCGAAATGCCCTTCATGGGCACCTATTCCTCCGACGATTTCGAGAGTGGCACGCGCGCGGCTCTGGCCGGCGGCACAACCATGGTCGTCGATTTCGCCCTCCCCTCGCCCGGCCAGTCGCTGCTCGAAGCCCTCACCATGTGGGACAACAAGTCGACTCGCGCCAATTGCGACTATTCCTTCCACATGGCGATCACCTGGTGGGGCGAACAGGTTTTCAATGAGATGGAGACCATCGTCAAGGATAAGGGCATCAACACCTTCAAGCACTTCATGGCCTATAAGGGCGCGCTGATGGTGGACGACGACGAGATGTTCTCGTCGTTCCAGCGCTGCGCCGCGCTCGGCGCGCTGCCGCTTGTTCACGCCGAAAACGGCGACGTGGTGGCGCAACTGCAAGCGAAACTGCTCGCGGACGGCAACAATGGCCCCGAGGCGCATGCCTATTCGCGGCCGGCCGAGGTCGAGGGCGAAGCCACCAACCGCGCGATCATGATCGCCGACATGGCCGGCTGTCCCGTCTATATCGTCCATACTTCCTGCGAGCAGGCGCACGAGGCGATCCGCCGCGCCCGCGCCAAGGGCATGCGCGTCTTCGGCGAGCCGTTGATCCAGCATCTGACGCTCGACGAGAGCGAATATCTCAACAAGGACTGGGACCACGCCGCCCGCCGGGTGATGTCGCCGCCCTTCCGCAACAAAGCGCATCAGGACAGCCTCTGGGCGGGGCTTGCCTCCGGCTCGCTGCAGGTGGTCGCAACCGACCATTGCGCCTTCACGACGGCGCAGAAGCGCTTCGGCGTCGGCGACTTCACCAAGATCCCGAACGGCACCGGCGGGCTGGAGGATCGCATGCCGATGCTCTGGACCTATGGCGTCGCGACCGGTCGGATCACCATGAACGAATTCGTCGCGGTGACGTCCACCAACATCGCCAAGATCCTCAACATCTATCCGAAAAAGGGCGCAATACTCGTCGGCGCCGATGCCGACCTCGTCGTCTGGGATCCGAAGCGCTCGAAGACGATCTCGGCCAAGACCCAGCAATCGGCGATCGACTACAACGTTTTCGAGGGCAAGACGGTTACCGGTCTGCCGCGCTTCACGCTGACGCGCGGCGTTGTCGCAATCGAGGAAGGCACGGTGAAAACCCACGAAGGCCATGGCGAATTCGTCCGTCGCGATCCCTTCCCGGCCGTCAGCACGGCGCTCACGACCTGGAAGGAAGTGACGGCGCCGCGCGCGGTGCAGCGTACCGGCATCCCGGCAAGCGGCGTCTGA
- a CDS encoding Zn-dependent hydrolase: MAAPGENRRVNADRLWDSLMEMAKIGPGVAGGNNRQTLTDADGEARRLFQSWCAAAGLTMGVDKMGTMFMTRPGTDPDALPVHIGSHLDTQPTGGKFDGVLGVLSGLEVVRTMNDLGIRTRRPIVVTNWTNEEGARFAPAMLASGVFAGVHTLDYAYARKDPEGKIFGDELKRIGWVGDEDVGDRKMHAYFEYHIEQGPILEAENKEIGVVTHCQGLWWLEFTLTGREAHTGSTPMNMRVNAGLAMARILEMVQTVAIENQPGAVGGVGQMFFSPNSRNVLPGKVVFTVDIRSPDQAKLDGMRARIEAEAPKICEPLGVGCAIEAVGHFDPVTFDPKLVSTVRGAAEKLGYSHMNIISGAGHDACWAAKVAPTTMIMCPCVGGLSHNEAEDISKEWAVAGADVLFHAVLETAEVVE; encoded by the coding sequence ATGGCAGCACCTGGCGAGAATAGGCGCGTCAATGCCGACCGCCTGTGGGATTCGTTGATGGAAATGGCGAAGATCGGCCCAGGCGTCGCTGGCGGTAACAATCGCCAGACTTTGACGGATGCCGACGGCGAAGCCCGACGGCTCTTTCAGTCCTGGTGCGCGGCGGCCGGGCTCACCATGGGTGTCGACAAAATGGGCACCATGTTCATGACTCGCCCCGGAACCGATCCCGATGCCCTGCCCGTCCATATCGGCTCCCATCTCGATACCCAGCCGACCGGCGGCAAGTTCGACGGCGTGCTCGGGGTGTTAAGCGGCCTCGAGGTCGTGCGCACGATGAACGATCTCGGGATCAGGACCAGGCGCCCGATCGTCGTTACCAACTGGACCAATGAGGAAGGCGCGCGCTTCGCGCCGGCAATGCTTGCCTCCGGGGTCTTCGCCGGCGTCCACACGCTCGACTATGCCTATGCCCGCAAGGATCCCGAAGGAAAGATCTTCGGCGACGAGTTAAAGCGCATCGGCTGGGTCGGCGACGAAGACGTCGGCGATCGCAAGATGCACGCCTATTTCGAATATCACATCGAACAGGGGCCGATCCTCGAAGCCGAGAACAAAGAGATCGGCGTCGTCACCCACTGTCAGGGTCTCTGGTGGCTCGAGTTCACGCTGACCGGCCGGGAGGCCCATACCGGCTCGACGCCGATGAACATGCGCGTCAATGCCGGGCTCGCCATGGCGCGCATCCTCGAAATGGTGCAGACCGTCGCCATTGAAAATCAGCCGGGAGCCGTCGGCGGCGTCGGCCAGATGTTCTTCTCGCCGAATTCTCGCAACGTGCTGCCGGGCAAGGTCGTTTTCACCGTCGACATCCGCTCGCCCGACCAGGCCAAGCTCGACGGCATGCGCGCGCGCATCGAGGCGGAAGCGCCGAAGATCTGCGAGCCCCTTGGCGTCGGGTGTGCCATCGAGGCGGTCGGCCATTTCGACCCGGTCACCTTCGATCCCAAGCTGGTCTCAACCGTCCGCGGCGCCGCCGAGAAGCTCGGCTACAGCCATATGAACATCATTTCCGGTGCAGGGCACGACGCCTGCTGGGCGGCAAAAGTCGCCCCGACGACGATGATCATGTGCCCCTGCGTCGGAGGGTTGAGCCACAACGAGGCCGAGGACATTTCAAAGGAATGGGCCGTGGCCGGCGCCGACGTCCTATTCCACGCCGTGCTCGAAACGGCGGAAGTCGTCGAGTGA
- a CDS encoding LysR family transcriptional regulator, which produces MEHLNGIPVFVEAAEAGGFSAAAERLNLSRSAVGKTIARLEQKFGVRLFHRTTRAQSLTEEGQLFYESCQRALGEIRSAEALLESGRQEIRGRLRISMPVLFGRQCVAPLFRDLLRSHPHLELDLSFSDRVIDLLDEGFDLAIRNGSLGNDSGLMTRAVAEQRMTVCASPAYLAARGAPHTVADLASHDAVVYCRGGQQRPWSFPVEGRTAETILPKTRLRLDDLAAIADAAAEGIGLAWLPCWLVRERVQRGELVRVLSDRPGLVFKVHAVWPRTRLLLPKLRVAIDALAAGLPRIME; this is translated from the coding sequence ATGGAACATCTCAACGGCATCCCGGTGTTTGTCGAGGCGGCGGAGGCCGGCGGCTTCTCCGCTGCGGCGGAGCGGCTGAACCTTTCACGCTCAGCCGTCGGCAAGACGATCGCCCGGCTCGAGCAGAAGTTCGGCGTCCGCCTCTTCCATCGCACCACCCGGGCGCAGAGCCTGACCGAGGAGGGCCAGCTCTTCTATGAGAGCTGCCAGAGAGCGCTCGGCGAAATCCGCAGCGCCGAAGCCCTTCTCGAATCCGGGAGACAGGAAATCCGTGGCCGATTGCGGATCTCCATGCCGGTGCTCTTCGGCCGCCAATGCGTGGCACCGCTCTTTCGGGACCTGTTGCGCAGCCACCCGCATCTCGAGCTCGATCTGTCCTTCAGCGATCGCGTCATCGACCTTCTCGACGAAGGCTTCGATCTTGCCATCCGCAACGGTTCATTGGGCAACGATTCCGGGCTGATGACGCGTGCCGTCGCCGAGCAGCGCATGACAGTCTGTGCCTCTCCCGCCTATCTCGCGGCGCGCGGTGCGCCGCATACCGTGGCAGACCTCGCATCCCACGATGCGGTGGTCTACTGCCGCGGCGGCCAACAGCGACCATGGTCCTTTCCTGTCGAAGGCAGGACCGCCGAGACGATCTTGCCGAAGACCCGGTTGCGGCTCGACGATCTCGCGGCGATCGCTGATGCGGCAGCCGAGGGCATCGGCCTTGCCTGGCTGCCCTGCTGGCTGGTGCGCGAGCGCGTGCAACGCGGTGAACTCGTCCGCGTCCTGAGCGATCGGCCCGGTCTCGTTTTCAAGGTGCATGCCGTATGGCCGCGAACGCGGCTGCTGTTGCCGAAATTGCGGGTGGCGATCGACGCCCTCGCCGCGGGTCTGCCGCGCATCATGGAATAG